In a single window of the Planctomycetia bacterium genome:
- a CDS encoding tetratricopeptide repeat protein: MASGYTNVVRVWNDRIHAHVAFVALFTTYCILWTHWPALSARAFCFDDQEYFIDNPLVKSPGIDSAGRFFAEVFEPSTVRGYYQPLTMVSLMLDAAMGGSADNLRPFHRTSLALHVVNSLLLFTLLLQFFGRPWAAGLAAVAFGVHPLTVEPIAWVSERKTLLAAMFALASLVCYVRYTRARGRAAYAGVVVAYVLAILSKPTSLPLPVIMLLVDYWPLRRELRQSVVEKLPLFAFAALSAFVTYESQARTFGVELPGKHSWIEIPLRFCHNVAFYLFKIVRPMELSPHYPVPEPMGLSQPMVLAGVIVTALLLVGAALSLRRSRATACCLAIFVVGLLPTMQFVGFSGVIASDKFVYLPALGIVMLVAFGLTMGINALNAGKHRSAVVLIVPMMLVLALETSATRRQLGHWRDTRSLFAHMLTIAPKSDLVHLGLGIALAREGSPGEAEMHLRAAVQLEPLRADSHVALGNLLAAQNRHGEATAAYWEAIRIEPTRAATHLNLGVALAALGRTDEAIAAYQEALRLLPDYAAAHRNLAGLYSRVGKVNEAAEHADAAVRLSPGDVPALFDAAVILSKAGRTRDAEQVYREVLRIDAGHLPARNNHAVLLAMQDRHAEAEAILREGLSKGLEDAALHNNLGIVLDSLGRLDEAVQQFQAALRLSPDFADAHYNLAGVFATQNRVEDAMRHYHEVLRIAPDHDRARYRLEELENLRPNTRSQ, encoded by the coding sequence ATGGCTTCGGGCTACACCAATGTAGTGCGTGTGTGGAATGACAGGATTCACGCCCACGTCGCCTTCGTAGCCCTCTTTACAACATATTGCATTCTTTGGACGCATTGGCCGGCCCTTTCAGCGCGGGCTTTCTGCTTTGACGATCAGGAATACTTCATCGACAACCCACTGGTGAAATCGCCAGGGATTGACTCGGCCGGGCGGTTTTTTGCGGAGGTCTTTGAGCCGTCGACCGTGCGGGGCTATTACCAGCCGCTGACGATGGTCTCGCTGATGCTCGACGCGGCGATGGGCGGGTCGGCGGACAATTTGCGACCGTTTCATCGAACGAGCCTGGCGCTGCACGTTGTCAATTCGCTGCTCCTGTTCACCCTTCTACTGCAGTTTTTTGGACGCCCGTGGGCAGCGGGACTGGCAGCGGTCGCGTTCGGGGTGCACCCGCTAACAGTCGAGCCGATCGCGTGGGTGAGCGAGCGCAAGACGCTGTTGGCGGCGATGTTCGCCCTGGCGAGCCTGGTGTGCTACGTGCGTTACACCCGGGCGCGGGGCCGAGCGGCCTATGCGGGCGTCGTTGTCGCTTATGTGCTGGCGATTCTTTCCAAGCCGACGAGCCTTCCGCTACCAGTCATCATGCTGCTCGTTGACTATTGGCCGCTGCGGCGCGAATTGCGACAGTCTGTCGTCGAGAAGCTGCCGCTCTTTGCCTTTGCGGCGCTTTCGGCTTTCGTCACCTATGAGTCGCAGGCCCGAACCTTCGGCGTCGAACTGCCGGGTAAGCACTCGTGGATCGAGATCCCGCTGCGGTTCTGTCATAACGTTGCGTTTTACCTTTTTAAGATCGTCCGACCGATGGAATTGTCGCCGCACTACCCCGTGCCGGAGCCGATGGGCCTATCGCAGCCGATGGTGCTTGCGGGGGTCATCGTGACGGCACTGCTCTTGGTCGGAGCGGCGCTCTCATTGAGGCGCTCGCGGGCGACGGCCTGCTGCCTGGCGATCTTTGTCGTGGGGCTGCTGCCGACGATGCAGTTCGTGGGATTCAGCGGAGTGATCGCGTCGGACAAGTTCGTCTATCTTCCCGCGCTGGGGATTGTGATGCTCGTCGCGTTTGGGTTGACGATGGGCATCAATGCACTCAATGCCGGGAAACACCGATCGGCCGTGGTGTTGATCGTCCCGATGATGCTTGTTCTCGCGCTGGAGACAAGCGCGACGCGGCGGCAATTGGGTCATTGGCGCGACACTCGGTCGCTCTTTGCCCACATGCTCACGATCGCGCCCAAGTCGGACCTGGTTCACCTGGGTCTTGGGATCGCGCTGGCCCGTGAGGGGTCGCCCGGCGAGGCGGAGATGCATCTTCGCGCCGCGGTCCAGCTTGAGCCGCTTCGGGCGGATTCGCATGTCGCGTTGGGCAATCTGCTGGCGGCTCAGAACCGTCACGGCGAAGCGACTGCGGCGTACTGGGAGGCGATTCGGATCGAGCCAACCCGGGCGGCGACACACCTGAACCTCGGCGTAGCCCTAGCGGCGCTGGGGCGGACCGACGAGGCGATCGCGGCGTATCAAGAAGCGCTCCGGCTGCTGCCCGACTATGCGGCGGCGCATCGGAATTTGGCGGGGCTGTATTCTCGCGTGGGCAAGGTGAACGAAGCCGCGGAGCATGCTGACGCGGCGGTTCGTCTGTCGCCGGGCGACGTACCGGCGCTCTTTGACGCGGCGGTGATCCTCTCCAAGGCCGGGCGCACGCGCGATGCCGAGCAGGTGTATCGCGAGGTGCTGCGGATCGACGCGGGGCATCTGCCGGCGAGGAACAATCATGCCGTGCTGCTTGCCATGCAGGATCGCCATGCCGAGGCGGAGGCGATTCTGCGCGAAGGTCTGTCGAAGGGCCTGGAAGATGCCGCTCTGCATAATAACCTGGGGATTGTTCTCGATTCCTTGGGACGACTCGATGAGGCGGTGCAGCAGTTTCAGGCGGCGCTGCGGCTTTCTCCGGATTTCGCCGACGCGCATTACAACCTGGCCGGGGTCTTCGCGACGCAGAACCGAGTCGAAGACGCGATGCGGCATTATCACGAAGTGCTTCGCATTGCCCCAGACCACGACCGGGCCCGCTATCGACTGGAGGAACTGGAGAACCTGCGGCCGAACACGCGGTCGCAATAG
- a CDS encoding IS256 family transposase, whose product MQESNESIETIPVPSRDVLTEILRDGAQRLLGQAIEAEVDGWIEGHADLRDPQGRRQVVKNGHHPTRTLVTGVGPVEVTQPRVWDRRIVGRGEAGEALDANGQAVERFCSSILPPYLRKTKAIEELIPWLYLKGISTGDFSEALQALVGPQAAGLSATTITRLMTSWQDEYQSWNRRSLEGKHYVYLWADGIHFNIRLEEDRQCILVLMGARADGRKELIAVVDGHRESEQSWYSLLLDCQQRGMTIDPKLATADGALGFWAALPKVYSTTRAQRCWVHKTANVLDKMPKRVQTGAKAKLHEIWMAPTRENANQAFDHFVAHYAAKYPGAAECLVKDREVLLTFYDFPAEHWRHLRTTNPIESTFATVRLRHRRTKGNGSRIACLAMVFKLCESAANHWRLLNGATLLPDVIAGVKFVNGEKAERNAA is encoded by the coding sequence ATGCAGGAGAGTAACGAGTCGATCGAGACGATTCCAGTCCCCAGCCGAGACGTTTTGACGGAGATTCTGCGGGACGGGGCCCAACGGCTCCTGGGCCAGGCGATCGAGGCGGAGGTCGATGGCTGGATCGAAGGGCACGCCGATCTGCGCGATCCGCAAGGCCGCCGGCAGGTGGTCAAGAACGGCCATCATCCCACCCGGACCCTCGTCACCGGCGTCGGGCCGGTGGAGGTGACGCAGCCGCGGGTGTGGGACCGTCGGATCGTCGGCCGCGGCGAGGCCGGCGAAGCGTTGGATGCAAATGGCCAGGCCGTGGAGCGGTTCTGTTCGTCGATTTTGCCGCCGTACCTGCGGAAGACGAAGGCCATCGAGGAGTTGATCCCCTGGCTGTACCTCAAGGGCATCAGCACCGGAGACTTCAGCGAGGCCCTGCAGGCGCTGGTCGGTCCCCAGGCGGCGGGGCTCAGCGCCACGACGATCACGCGTTTGATGACGAGTTGGCAGGACGAGTACCAGTCATGGAATCGCCGCTCCCTGGAAGGCAAGCACTACGTGTACCTCTGGGCGGATGGGATTCACTTCAACATCCGCCTGGAGGAAGACCGGCAGTGCATTCTGGTGCTGATGGGCGCGAGGGCGGACGGCCGCAAGGAGCTGATCGCGGTGGTCGACGGCCATCGCGAGAGCGAGCAGTCGTGGTATTCGCTGCTGCTGGACTGCCAACAACGGGGCATGACGATCGACCCGAAGCTGGCCACGGCGGACGGAGCGCTGGGCTTCTGGGCGGCGCTGCCGAAGGTCTATTCGACGACCCGGGCGCAGCGCTGCTGGGTGCACAAGACGGCCAACGTGTTGGACAAGATGCCCAAGCGGGTGCAGACCGGCGCGAAGGCCAAGCTGCACGAGATCTGGATGGCGCCGACGCGGGAGAATGCGAACCAGGCGTTCGATCACTTCGTGGCCCACTACGCGGCCAAATACCCCGGCGCGGCCGAGTGCCTGGTGAAGGATCGCGAGGTGCTGCTGACGTTCTACGACTTCCCGGCCGAGCACTGGCGGCACCTGCGGACGACGAATCCGATCGAAAGTACGTTCGCCACGGTGCGGCTGCGTCACCGCCGGACCAAAGGCAACGGCAGTCGGATCGCGTGTCTGGCAATGGTGTTCAAGCTGTGCGAGTCCGCCGCGAACCACTGGCGGCTGCTCAATGGCGCGACGCTGCTTCCCGATGTCATCGCCGGTGTGAAGTTCGTCAATGGAGAAAAGGCCGAGAGAAACGCCGCCTGA
- the pruA gene encoding L-glutamate gamma-semialdehyde dehydrogenase, which translates to MLTPYYPEEYVDFSRPEPRQAMLDALKLVESQLGRSYPLRIGGKRVETSAKIESINPAKNDQIIGLVSKAGLDEANAALAAAEEAFKSWSRVAPEVRARYLLRAAAAIRRRVYEFSAWMVYEESKSWIEAFADTCECIDFLEFYGREMMRLGPAQPVSPYCGEENELRYMPLGVGVVIPPWNFPLAIMAGMTSAALVTGNTVVLKPASAAPVIAAKFFEVLGEIMLPPGVVNFCPGSGGAMGDALVDSPKTRFIAFTGSREVGTRIFERAAKVHPGQLWLKRTILEMGGKDCIVVTDKANIDEAAEGVVAAAFGFQGQKCSACSRLIVDEKVHDELVRMVVDRASKLTIGNPTKPENFHMGAVIDKSAFDKIKSYIEIGNKEGKMLLGDAKAPTGGFFIPPTIFDDIKPSARLAQEEIFGPVLAIIKGRGFDELLAIANGTDYGLTGAIYSNDRMELERARHEFHVGNLYLNRKCTGALVDVQPFGGFNMSGTDSKAGGRDYLQLFMQGKSITERL; encoded by the coding sequence ATGCTTACGCCGTACTATCCGGAAGAATACGTCGATTTCAGCCGGCCCGAGCCGCGCCAGGCGATGCTCGACGCTTTGAAGCTCGTCGAGTCGCAGCTTGGCCGCAGCTATCCGCTGCGCATCGGCGGCAAGAGAGTGGAGACGAGCGCGAAAATCGAGTCGATCAACCCCGCCAAGAACGATCAGATCATCGGCTTGGTCAGCAAGGCCGGCCTCGACGAGGCCAACGCCGCGCTGGCGGCAGCCGAGGAGGCGTTCAAGTCGTGGTCGCGCGTCGCTCCTGAGGTGCGCGCCCGATATCTGCTTCGCGCCGCCGCCGCGATTCGTCGCCGCGTCTATGAATTCTCCGCGTGGATGGTCTATGAGGAGTCCAAGTCGTGGATCGAGGCTTTCGCCGACACCTGCGAGTGCATAGATTTCCTGGAGTTTTATGGCCGCGAGATGATGCGACTCGGCCCGGCGCAGCCGGTCTCGCCGTATTGCGGCGAAGAGAATGAGCTGCGCTACATGCCGCTGGGCGTTGGCGTCGTGATCCCTCCGTGGAACTTCCCGCTGGCGATCATGGCCGGAATGACTTCCGCGGCCCTTGTCACCGGCAACACCGTCGTCCTCAAGCCTGCCAGCGCCGCCCCCGTGATCGCAGCCAAGTTCTTTGAAGTGCTCGGAGAGATCATGCTGCCACCGGGCGTGGTCAACTTCTGCCCCGGCAGCGGCGGCGCGATGGGCGACGCGCTGGTCGATTCGCCGAAGACGAGATTCATCGCCTTCACCGGATCGCGCGAAGTCGGCACGCGCATCTTCGAGCGCGCCGCGAAAGTGCACCCCGGCCAGCTTTGGCTGAAGCGCACGATTCTGGAGATGGGCGGCAAGGACTGCATCGTCGTCACTGACAAGGCCAACATCGACGAGGCCGCGGAGGGTGTCGTCGCGGCGGCATTCGGTTTCCAGGGTCAGAAGTGCTCGGCGTGCAGCCGGCTGATCGTCGATGAAAAGGTTCACGACGAACTGGTGCGCATGGTCGTCGATCGAGCGTCAAAGCTGACCATCGGCAACCCGACGAAGCCGGAAAACTTCCACATGGGCGCGGTCATCGACAAGTCCGCGTTTGACAAGATCAAAAGTTACATCGAGATCGGAAACAAAGAAGGCAAGATGCTGCTCGGTGACGCCAAGGCGCCGACCGGCGGGTTCTTCATTCCGCCGACGATCTTTGACGACATCAAGCCGAGTGCCCGGCTCGCACAGGAGGAAATCTTCGGCCCGGTCCTCGCGATCATTAAGGGCCGCGGCTTCGACGAACTTCTGGCCATCGCCAACGGCACCGACTACGGCCTGACCGGGGCGATCTACTCCAATGATCGCATGGAACTGGAACGTGCCCGGCACGAATTCCACGTGGGCAACTTGTACCTCAATCGAAAGTGCACCGGAGCCCTGGTGGATGTCCAGCCGTTCGGCGGCTTCAACATGAGCGGGACCGACAGCAAGGCCGGCGGGCGGGACTATCTGCAGTTGTTCATGCAGGGGAAGAGTATTACGGAGAGGCTGTAG